The nucleotide sequence TGAAGCTCCTTAAGCTTGGAATTCCTCGCTTCCAGGTCCGTTTGAGCGGTTCTGAGGTCAGTATTTAGTTTAGCTACTTTACCATCGCAATCGCTCAGGTCGGTTCTTGCTTTGTCGAGTTGGAGTTGAATCTGATCCCGTTCGGTCTGAACGGCCAGCATTTTTTTCTTGCTCGCGCAAGAACCTAACGTTAAAAGAAGGGCAATGGCAACAATTGTCTTTTGCATGGGACTAGTGAGTTTATGAGTATTAAGTTATGGTTAAAGATTACTAAAACACAGCTTTACCTAACAACTGATTGACAAACAATCCTTTGTATGGAATTCGACCGCAAAATTAGTGTTCTATCTCTAAAAAGAAGAATATTTTCAATAATACTCTAAAATAGTATGCCAATACTACTCCAAAATTGTATTTATTTAGTTGATGGTAAGGTGATAATAAAAAAAGGCAGTGCTTCAAGCACTGCCTTTTTAACGATCTTTAACTATTTAGCTTCCGCTGATTTTAATACGGCATGGACCAATAAGGGTTCCGATGCGCTACCATACTGTCCCGAATATGCGTCCAGAGTAAGTCATCGTATTCCTTGTTGGTCAGCTTCTTACCTTTTATTTTTTTCGGCAAATTAACTTCCTCTCCTACCGGCTTCATTTCCACTTTTGTCGCCGTTACCACTACATCCCCTTCATTGATATCCAGCTCCATAATCAAGCCCGGCAAACCGAAGTACTTTTCCGGCCCGATCGAAACCGGCAGATCATGAGCAAACCACGCTTCGACTTTCTGCTTTTTGATGGTATCTTCCGCCACCGCCAGCATGCACACGTGGCCGTTTATGTCCTTGATCTTATTCATTACTTTCCATTTCGGCGTCTGAAGCGAATCCTCAATCACGTAAGTTTTACCCAACATCTCGATGATTTCGGTTTTCTTTTCGGTCTCATAGTCACGATAAATAATATAATCGCGTTGCCGCCAACTGTACCGGCCATCGTCACTGGTGGCTTGGTCGCTGTCGTAGGTATATTTACTCCGGCTGGGCGTAAAAACCAGTTTCATTTTGGTTTTATCTTCATCGTCGTTTCCCCAGGTCAGTTTGATCCGGTCTTTTTCCTCCTGACTCATGAAGTCCATTCGGGAGTAAATGCTGGCCCAGTGGTACACCTTTTCGTAGGTGACAACACCTTCCATTTCCTGAGCCAGGGTAGGAAGGGCGAAAACAGCAAAGAAGAAAATAAGGCGTATTTGTTTCATTTGATTTGAGTGGTGCAAGGTGATAAATATTAATGAACTTATCTGAGGCAGCGATGTAAGGAAAACTCCATGCCCAAAAGACCGGAATTTCCTAGTCATCAGTAGTACCCATTCTTCCGTACGCTAGCCGTTACACCGCGCATATTGTACGTAAAACTCAGCATGAAATACCGGGCCAAGGTACTTACCTGCGAGGTGGTCACGAAATTCTGCGAAGCATATTGGCTGATCCCCTGATTTTGGTTGAAAACATCGTAAGCAGACAGCCGTACTTCTCCCTTTTTACTTTTCAACATGACTTTATATAATGAAAGGTTCAGGATAGGTTGCACCTGATTGAAGCCAAACTGATCATTTTTGTAGGTGTTCACATTAAACCGGCTCGAAAAAAAGATATCCATGGGAAATTTCACATTCATTTCGGCGCTGTAGCTACTATTAATGATTTTCTGATCCTGCTGGGAATTTACCGAGAAGCGGGTATTCGTGATGCTCCAGTCGGCATTGCCATAAAACGTGAACTTGTCGCTGGGCGTCAGGCTGAGCCGCGTGCCGAAATTATAGCGGTTGGAGTTGGTTTCGTTCAGAATATCGTTGATAAAAATCAGGTTTTTGCTGAAATTCAGTGACGTGTTCAGATTCAGGGTACTTTTGGTTTTCTTCAATGGGAAACCGTAGTTCAGATAAGATCCCAGATTCGAGCCACCCGTTACGTTGGTAGGCCGGGAACGTGTGACCAGATTTTCGTCGATCTCCTGGCTATAAACGATCTGATCCACATTGTATGTGTAATAGATGTTGCCAAAAAACTGCACAAAGCTACCTGGGTTGAAGTACTGGTAGCCGGTGCTTACCCGGTGATACGACTGGGGTACCAGGTTGGGGTTACCTTCGCGGATGTACAGCGGATTGCTATTATCCACGATCGGCTGCAGGTCCGTAATGGAAGGTTCGTTCACATTCATGCTGTAGCTGACGTTAAGGTACCGGTTGTTCTTCAGATCGTAGCGAAGGCTGGCGTTAGGCGTTAGGCGAGTAAACTGCCGGTCGATGCTCGAGCGGGTTGAGTTGCTCTGTCCCTGGCTAAATTCTCCCTGTAGGTCAAATTGCAACCCTGCCACGCCCAGCATGATATTCAGGCCTTTGTTAGCGTACCTGAAACTGGTACCCAAACGATTGTAAATAAACCGGTTGGAATAGGCGCGGGTCAATTGCTCGTTGGCTACGAAGGTACTGTTATCCTCGTTGACATCGAATACGTCGCGATCCACTTCGTCCTGCCGCAGGCTGAAATTATAGAAGGTTTCCCAGGTGAATTTTTTGGCAATGGGTTCGAGGTACAGCAGGCTCCCCTTCAGCTGCGTCCTGACG is from Salmonirosea aquatica and encodes:
- a CDS encoding GLPGLI family protein; the protein is MKQIRLIFFFAVFALPTLAQEMEGVVTYEKVYHWASIYSRMDFMSQEEKDRIKLTWGNDDEDKTKMKLVFTPSRSKYTYDSDQATSDDGRYSWRQRDYIIYRDYETEKKTEIIEMLGKTYVIEDSLQTPKWKVMNKIKDINGHVCMLAVAEDTIKKQKVEAWFAHDLPVSIGPEKYFGLPGLIMELDINEGDVVVTATKVEMKPVGEEVNLPKKIKGKKLTNKEYDDLLWTHIRDSMVAHRNPYWSMPY